The following is a genomic window from Halichoerus grypus chromosome 5, mHalGry1.hap1.1, whole genome shotgun sequence.
ATCTGTGGTTAAATgaactccatttttaaaaaagaaatttatcagCGATGATATGATAATTCAAATGCACAGTCAGAAAAACCAAGTTAATAATAAGATGTTATGTTTTTACCAATAAGCCCCGCATTGGCTCTTCAAGCATTACAGCTCCCCTTTGGGAATTTACAGTACATGTTAGCCTACTTTTACATGAGAAAACTGTTTAAGTACGCCTGcagttttccaaaattatttgacTACATGAAACTATTTTTCATGGAATAATCACTGAGATCTTACGAAGTTCTCCAGAACACAGTAATGAAGAATTGTTCTAGACTAGGGAAAAGCAGATCACACACTTCTCACTGAGGAGATAAGCAAGATAACCAAGTCTGAAGCTTTGATGGGAATGTGGTTCCAGGAGGTGGGaggaattaaaaaacagaaatgttttcttctgcGAATGCTAATGATTCCTCTGAGGAAGGAGAGGTTGGGAGCATATTGAATGTCCAGGGTGGCTGTGCAGGCTGCTGTCCAATCTACAGCCAAACCTGATGAGGACCACTTGTAGAAGcgagagagacacacagacaggGATGCTTTCTTCAGCGTGGCCTAAAGGAGTAGACATTGGTGAAAGTTACTACAGAGCAGATTTCCCTATTTGTCCAGATGTCCAGAGATGAAATGACTGCACAGCACACGTGCTGTCCCTGAGCAGCTCAGACAAAGGCTGAATGGCAATGCGGATACAATTCAAGTATCAATTAAGTGGTTGGGATCAATGGTTTTTAACCTTGAGTTTCTACGAGTCAACTCTTTTGTGATCAAAATTGAGATATGTACCCAAGATAACAATGTACCCTACAGGATCATAAGAACACTTAAGTGATCATCGTGTATTAAAATGTTGACTCCTTAAATCCTCCCCAACAACCCAAGGAGGGAGGCACTGATTTTATCCCCATTTAATGGATGAGTAGCTGTGATGAGGAAACAGTCATGCACATCACTGTCCCTTTAAATTAATGACCACAGACCTCAAGTGGGCACTGATGCTGCCCAGCTATCAAACTACATCTCTCTTCCATTTACTCTTCTCTCCTCAAATCTCCAGCATCTCCCCAGTCCTCGCTCACAGACGATCCTGGTACTTCCTGTGTCATAGAGAAAATTGGAGTAATCAAAGGAACTTCCACAATACTCCTACCAACTCCCATGCATTCTGCGCCCCCACTGTTCCTCCAGCTGAAGGACCTACACACCTAACTAGACCAACTCTCGCACCTGTGCGCCAGATCCCACACTGTATCATCTACTCAAGGCCCTCACTCAGCATtatcccctcttcctcccacagTATCAATTGTCTTGTGTGACCAGTCATTTTCATCATATGCATTCTgccatttctcttatttttgaaaaacttCATTGCTTTCTCCCTTGCCTTTCTTAACCCCATCCCCCTTCCAGCTGTACCACATTTCTTCTTTGCTTCCCTTTATAGCAAATGCCTCAGTCAGCTAATTGCTAATGCATCCAATTCTTCTCTTGCCATTCTTTCATAAACTGACTCCAATCAGGCTTTCACCTCCACTACGCCGCCCAAACTGCTCTTGTCAAGATCACCGGTGGCTGCCAGATGGCTAGATCCAATGGACACGATCTTAGTCCTCTCCCCTGACCTATCTACAGCATTTGACATCATTGGTCATTTCTTCCTCCTGGGAACACCTTCTGTGCTTGGCTTCCTGGTAACACACTTTTAGCTTTCTTCCTCCCTCACGGGCTGCTCCTTCTCCATTATGTTGCCTGGTTCCTCCACTTCCTCCAGACCTCTTCATTTGGAAGTGCTTCAAGGTCCAGGTTTTGAActacttcttttctaatttccctgGTCACCTCACCTAGTTTTATGGTGTTAGAATGTCACCTAAATGCTGTGGACTCCAAATGTGTCTCGGGCCCACACCTTTCTCTTGAGCGCCAAGCTCTTATACTCCACTGGCTACTTGACATCTCCAGTTGGATGTCTAATAGGTGTCTCAAATGTAACAACACTAAGCTTCGGATCTTTTTCAGTGAGTGCGATGCTGCACTGCCCGCATCCCCTTTCAGGATGGAGGCTCCTATCTCACTGGATCACAGCAAAGCCCCCGCCTGAGAATTGCTCTCAGCTGAAAGGAGCGGTCTTGCCTAACGTAACATCCTCCTTGGAGGAATCTCCCTTCCAATGTCTGCTTGGTGTGGGAGCTACAATGGCCTGGTCCCCTTGCCTTGATTTAAGACAACTCTTAAGAGTCATCTAGCTCCACATGAGATCAACTGAAGCCTCTGTCAAAACTGGATCACTTCTCTGTCTGCCCGACCCTACTTCTCTCACTCTCATTACAGGTGGGGCCCTGCAACACTAATCCCTGTCTCAGATCTGTTTTCTGGGGAATATGGCTAAGATAGTAAATATTGAGAATGTTCctaggaaacagactctgaaaaaatattttggaactagatCACCAGCTTATTGGCTGGGTGTGAAAGCCTCATAACTGGTGGTAGGTGGAGTCCTTGCTATAGTGGTTTTTAAAGCTACCATCATCAATTGTTCTATCAGTGATTGAGAGGGGTGTTGATATCTCTACTATAATTGTAGATTTATCTACTTCAGTTTGATCAGTTTTTGATGCTCTGTTATTAAATGTATACACGGTTAGGCTTGTTATCTTTAATCCTGGTTATATATCTTATTATGAAGTATAGTTTGTTTCCCTTTGTCTGGTTTAGTGATGTGAGTCAGTAAGTTTCATTTTTAGTCTCATATTTGCAtatgtttctttttgttcagGGCCCCATTTAGATATACCTTTGCTGAGAAGCTCCTGAAGACAGAATTTATTATTACCTCTGGCAATCATAATGAGCATGGAATCCACTGAGCACAGACtgcatgtgtttgttttaattttattgagcATAGATtgcatgtattaatttatatatggATTGGCTGCTCTTGGGTCAGACATATATCTGTTGTCCAAAATATGTGCgtgttgggtggggagggggagggctgacATGATACAACATGACTGTACAGGGCTACTCCttagttagggcctatggatGTGCCATCCCCTTAATGAAAAGTGGAGAACATGTATACCATCGATGACTAAATATAAGATGAACCTGAAATATAAGATGATTTTCCTtgtaagatttatccatgttgcttTTTCCTTAGCTGCAGCTGGGGTGCTCAGTCTTTCCAAGGAAGCTAAGGCCACTGGGGTGAGGCCCTCACTTGACCTGGTGACTAGCACCACACTCGGCAGTGCCCGCTCAGCAACTGCCCACACCATGGCCTCCCTCTTGGAGCTTGCCTGCATCTACTTGACCCTCATCCTGCACGATGATGAGATGACTGTCACGGAGGATAAGATCAATGCCCTCCTTAAAGCAGCAGGTGTAGATGTTGAACCTTGCTGGCCTGGCTTGTTTACAAAGGCCATGGCCAATGTCAACATCGGGAGCCCCATCTGCAATGCAGGGGCTGGCGGACCCGCCCCAGCAGCTGGTGCTACACCAGCAGGAGGTCCTGCTCCCTCCACCAGGTCTGCCCCCACTGAGGAGAAGAAAGTGGAAGCAAAGAAGTAAGAATCAGAGGAGTCTGATGATCACATGCGCTTTGGTCTTTTTGACTAAACCTCTTTTGTAACCTGTTCAATAAAAAGTTGAACTCTTCAAAAAAAGatttgtccatgttgttgcatgtagctCTAGCTTATTCACATCCTGtttaatattgcattgtatgaatataccatattaTCCATTTTTCAGTCGATATTCATATGGAACTCTATTGCTTTTCAAACTGTATTTAAAATCCTTGTTTATTCTGTCATACAACAGATAAAATTGTGAGGTCATACTTTTAGgaaaaattactaaatatataaatttctctccacccccccccccaccatttccATCAGGGATAGCTCTTGCACatctaaatattatttgtttgatATCATTTAAAGCTAATTAATCTTTTGCCACCTGAAGTGCTTGGTAgttcagaataaaataattaagagtgTGCTGTAACAGGAGGCTTTGCAAATAGCCTTCTTTTCTGAGTGGGAGTAttgcaagagaaatgaaaaacatgtccacaaagtacttatacacaaatgtttatagcagttttattcctAATAGACCCaactggaaatgacccaaatttcTATCAAcgaagtgaatggataaacatattGTGggatatttatacaatggaatactaattggaatttaaaagtaaaattattgttatacaaaatctcaaaaacatttggTCATTTTTGGAAGATCACACCTTCACTAGGTTGTGAAAGCCAAGCCAAGCCAAGCCAAAAGGGGAGTGGGTTAGGGTAAGGTGTGGCTATATTAAAATGACAAGAACAGTTTTTTGAGGAAGGAACATTTGAGGTAAGATTTTAAGAATGACAATGAGCCAGACATCAAAAAAGCTGGGGGTAGTACTCTAGCTAatggaacagcaagtgcaaaagaCTGGAAGGCAGGAAAGGTCATGCTTTGTTGAAGAAGGGAGACCCCTTGTGGCTGAAGTAGCAGATAGAAGAAAAGACTAGGAGCCAGGAGTAGAGTTGGTATAAGgctagagagagaggcaggaactAGGTTATGT
Proteins encoded in this region:
- the LOC118540642 gene encoding large ribosomal subunit protein P1-like isoform X1, whose product is MASLLELACIYLTLILHDDEMTVTEDKINALLKAAGVDVEPCWPGLFTKAMANVNIGSPICNAGAGGPAPAAGATPAGGPAPSTRSAPTEEKKVEAKK
- the LOC118540642 gene encoding large ribosomal subunit protein P1-like isoform X2, which codes for MASLLELACIYLTLILHDDEMTVTAMANVNIGSPICNAGAGGPAPAAGATPAGGPAPSTRSAPTEEKKVEAKK